One segment of Rosa chinensis cultivar Old Blush chromosome 6, RchiOBHm-V2, whole genome shotgun sequence DNA contains the following:
- the LOC112169242 gene encoding UDP-glucose flavonoid 3-O-glucosyltransferase 7-like — METRTDHQLHIFFLPYMASGHTLPLMDIAKLFASRGVKATIITTTVNATILSKPIQTSKNLGFEIELLVFKFPSAEVGLPDGIETSNSATTQEMKEKFLKAMSLIAPKVEQILDQHRPHFLVADTMFHWATDVAAKFGIPRLIFHGTGFFPMCASTSVMEYQPQLKVSSDSESFVIPNLPDEITTTRNEIPSFLKADGKTELIKLVKASREAEKKSYGVIVNSFYELERDYADHYRKVLGMKSWHVGPVSLCNKVEKDKSERGRGGSVDGVHECLNWLNSKTPNSVVYICFGSLTNFGDCQLLEIALALQASHQQFIWVVKKEKNDKEMWLPEDFEQRMEGKGLIVRGWAPQLLILEHEAVGAFVTHCGWNSILEGVCAGVPMITWPVSGEQFYNEKLVTQLLGIGVAVGAKKWAAVEDDNVKSEASVKREAIEKAVTEIMMGDEAEGMRNRAKVLGEMARRAVIEGGSSFSDLTALVEELRSFRY; from the coding sequence ATGGAAACTAGAACTGATCACCAGCTTCACATTTTCTTCCTTCCATATATGGCTTCAGGCCACACTTTACCCCTCATGGACATAGCCAAACTATTTGCTTCACGTGGTGTAAAAGCCACCATAATAACCACCACTGTCAATGCAACAATTCTATCCAAACCAATACAAACAAGCAAAAATTTGggttttgaaattgaacttcttGTCTTCAAATTCCCATCTGCTGAAGTAGGGTTGCCTGACGGAATTGAAACCTCTAACTCAGCAACAACCCAAGAGATGAAGGAAAAGTTTTTGAAAGCTATGAGTCTGATTGCACCAAAGGTAGAGCAGATTTTAGACCAACATCGCCCTCACTTCCTTGTTGCAGACACTATGTTTCATTGGGCTACTGATGTTGCTGCCAAGTTTGGGATTCCAAGGCTCATCTTTCACGGAACTGGTTTTTTCCCCATGTGTGCTTCAACGAGTGTGATGGAGTACCAACCTCAGTTGAAGGTTTCATCTGATTCAGAATCTTTTgttattcctaatctcccaGATGAGATCACAACGACCAGAAACGAAATACCATCTTTTCTTAAAGCAGATGGCAAGACAGAACTCATCAAGTTGGTCAAAGCATCCAGAGAGGCTGAGAAGAAGAGCTATGGAGTTATTGTTAACAGCTTCTATGAACTTGAACGAGATTATGCAGATCACTATAGGAAGGTGTTGGGGATGAAGTCATGGCACGTCGGCCCGGTTTCCTTATGCAACAAGGTAGAGAAAGATAAATCAGAGAGGGGAAGGGGAGGCTCTGTTGATGGAGTACACGAGTGCTTGAATTGGCTCAATTCTAAGACACCCAATTCAgttgtgtatatatgttttggaaGCCTGACCAATTTCGGTGATTGTCAGCTCCTCGAAATTGCCTTGGCTCTCCAGGCTTCTCACCAGCAATTTATTTGGGttgtgaagaaagaaaagaatgatAAAGAAATGTGGTTGCCTGAAGACTTTGAGCAGAGAATGGAAGGCAAGGGATTGATTGTAAGAGGTTGGGCTCCCCAACTACTCATTCTTGAGCATGAAGCAGTTGGGGCCTTCGTGACTCATTGTGGGTGGAATTCTATCCTTGAAGGTGTCTGTGCTGGGGTGCCAATGATCACGTGGCCGGTGTCCGGAGAGCAGTTTTACAATGAGAAGTTGGTGACTCAGTTACTTGGGATTGGGGTTGCTGTTGGTGCTAAAAAGTGGGCTGCAGTTGAGGATGATAATGTGAAGAGTGAAGCCAGTGTGAAGAGGGAGGCCATAGAGAAGGCTGTGACGGAAATCATGATGGGTGATGAAGCAGAGGGAATGAGAAACAGAGCTAAAGTGCTCGGAGAGATGGCAAGGAGGGCAGTTATAGAAGGCGGTTCATCGTTCTCGGATTTAACAGCTCTAGTTGAAGAATTGAGGTCCTTTAGGTATTGA
- the LOC112169243 gene encoding UDP-glucose flavonoid 3-O-glucosyltransferase 7-like: METKSHQQLHIFFFPFMAQGHSVPAIEIAKQFASYSVKCTIITTPLNAPHFSKATQRRKILGFDYEIELLLLKFPSVEAGLPQECESFSSATTQEMELKFFKAVTLLQPQLEQILDQHRPHCLVADALFPWATNVAAKFGIPSLLFHGTGFFSLCASMSMIIHQPHLKLSSDSESFSIPNFPVEMKMTGSQIPAYLKLNIENEFTKLFKLSKDAEERSYGVIVNSFYELEPEYADHYRKMFGRKTWHIGPVSLYNKAAKEKVESGCVESSIEEVHQCLYWLNSKKPKTVVYACFGSLTNFSDSQLLEIAVGLEASGQEFIWVVKKEEKDKEKWLPEGFEQRMEGKGLIIRGWAPQVLILEHEAVGGFLTHCGWNSILEGVSVGVPMITWPVSAEQIYNEKLVTQILRTGVAVGAHQWGTVADESVKMEASVKREAIEEAVSQMMVGDEALAMRSRAKELGKMARRAVEEGGSSFKDLSALISELRSLSS, encoded by the coding sequence ATGGAAACTAAATCCCATCAGCAGCTTCACATTTTCTTCTTTCCCTTTATGGCTCAAGGACACAGCGTACCTGCCATAGAGATAGCCAAACAATTTGCTTCTTACTCAGTAAAATGCACCATAATAACCACGCCTCTCAATGCACCACATTTTTCCAAAGCGACCCAAAGAAGGAAAATATTGGGGTTTGATTATGAAATCGAACTTCTACTCCTGAAGTTCCCCTCTGTTGAGGCTGGGTTGCCACAAGAATGTGAGAGTTTTAGCTCGGCTACGACACAAGAGATGGAGCTAAAATTCTTCAAGGCCGTCACTTTGCTTCAACCACAACTTGAGCAGATTTTGGACCAACACCGTCCTCATTGTCTCGTTGCTGATGCCTTGTTTCCTTGGGCTACAAATGTTGCTGCAAAATTTGGAATTCCAAGCCTTCTCTTTCATGGAACCGGTTTTTTCTCATTGTGTGCTTCAATGAGTATGATAATACATCAACCTCACTTGAAGTTGTCATCTGATTCAGAGTCTTTTTCCATTCCTAATTTCCCAGTTGAGATGAAGATGACAGGAAGCCAAATACCAGCTTATTTAAAGCTGAATATTGAAAATGAATTCACCAAGTTGTTTAAATTATCCAAGGACGCTGAGGAAAGGAGCTATGGGGTTATTGTTAACAGCTTCTATGAACTTGAACCAGAATATGCAGATCACTATAGGAAGATGTTTGGGAGGAAGACATGGCATATAGGCCCGGTGTCACTGTACAACAAGGCAGCCAAAGAAAAAGTAGAGAGTGGATGCGTGGAAAGTTCCATTGAGGAAGTGCACCAGTGCTTATATTGGCTTAATTCTAAGAAACCCAAGACAgttgtttatgcatgttttggaaGCCTGACCAATTTTAGTGATTCTCAGCTTCTGGAAATTGCAGTGGGGCTAGAGGCTAGCGGGCAAGAGTTCATTTGggttgtgaagaaagaagagaaagataAAGAAAAGTGGTTGCCTGAAGGGTTTGAGCAGAGAATGGAAGGTAAAGGACTCATTATAAGAGGCTGGGCTCCCCAAGTGCTGATTCTTGAGCATGAAGCAGTTGGAGGCTTTCTGACTCATTGTGGGTGGAACTCAATCCTTGAAGGAGTGTCTGTTGGTGTACCAATGATCACATGGCCAGTCTCGGCTGAGCAGATTTATAATGAAAAGTTGGTGACTCAGATACTTAGAACTGGTGTTGCTGTTGGTGCTCATCAATGGGGTACAGTTGCAGATGAAAGTGTGAAGATGGAGGCTAGTGTAAAGAGGGAGGCAATAGAAGAGGCTGTGAGTCAAATGATGGTGGGGGATGAAGCATTGGCAATGAGAAGCAGAGCTAAAGAGCTAGGAAAGATGGCAAGGAGGGCAGTTGAAGAAGGCGGTTCATCGTTCAAGGATTTAAGTGCTCTAATTTCTGAGTTGAGGTCCCTTTCGTCTTGA
- the LOC112170817 gene encoding uncharacterized protein LOC112170817: protein MNNLWDQIRRSHSLGYYLADGIYPRWATFLKTVRNPTRPKEIEFAKAQEGYRKDVERCFGILQSRFGIVRGAARGWHKEDLRYIMLTCIILHNMIVENERPEDSDDELESDDEEDNNMRPRIAEVWEGPTGRDFDHVGRDVHHMNGFMDRYQQIRSEHSHSNLQQVLIQHFWEFQGNRSI, encoded by the exons ATGAACAATTTGTGGGATCAAATTCGACGGTCtca CAGTCTAGGGTACTATCTCGCCGACGGTATTTATCCTCGATGGGCGACTTTCTTGAAAACTGTTCGAAATCCTACACGCCCCAAGGAAATCGAGTTTGCAAAGGCTCAAGAGGGGTATAGGAAGGATGTAGAAAGATGTTTTGGTATATTACAGTCACGGTTTGGTATTGTTAGAGGAGCTGCTCGTGGGTGGCATAAAGAGGACCTTCGATACATTATGTTGAcgtgtattatattacacaacatgattgtCGAAAATGAACGACCTGAAGACAGCGATGATGAGTTGGAGTCCGATGATGAGGAGGATAATAATATGAGGCCCAGGATTGCTGAGGTATGGGAGGGACCAACCGGTAGAGACTTTGATCATGTTGGTAGAGATGTTCATCATATGAACGGATTCATGGACCGCTACCAACAAATTAGATCTGAGCACAGTCACTCCAACCTTCAGCAAGTCCTCATTCAACACTTTTGGGAATTTCAAGGCAATAGGAGTATCTAG